Proteins from a genomic interval of Papaver somniferum cultivar HN1 chromosome 4, ASM357369v1, whole genome shotgun sequence:
- the LOC113273349 gene encoding B3 domain-containing transcription factor VRN1-like — translation MGETQEWSSLGEEQRPKFYMIVHNSIIQDGSFELPAKFVKKIEKDLDDDGDGVAVLKVPSGVEWRVKMTRESDAGVWFRNGIRTFVNCYSISAGHFLFFRYDGNSQFHVVIFNMKGSEIEYHLFEDNNDSSSEDNHSNEAENMECFEIQDSQEEDVDHMETLSGDSSSPDRDGSDEDNDEDEVAKKKPLKLTGSKRKNRSLSSSNAKEYVVRANEIERSFASTSTNPFFRIIVQTSYVEHKYMPIPWTFIRYFPDDLKDVKVVAVSDRREWKIRILRSKTDLKLSKGVADFMNKKNGLNLKVGDVLVFEIVKRRYLVLKVHVFPAKN, via the exons atgggAGAAACTCAAGAGTGGTCTAGTTTGGGAGAAGAGCAAAGACCTAAGTTTTACATGATCGTCCATAACTCCATCATTCAAGACGGGTCTTTT GAGTTACCAGCAAAATTTGTCAAGAAGATTGAAAAGGATctcgatgatgatggtgatggtgttGCAGTCCTCAAAGTTCCAAGTGGTGTTGAATGGAGAGTTAAGATGACAAGGGAATCTGATGCTGGTGTTTGGTTTAGAAATGGAATTCGGACATTTGTTAATTGCTATTCCATATCTGCTGGGCACTTTTTGTTTTTCAGATACGATGGAAATTCTCAGTTTCATGTCGTTATTTTCAACATGAAGGGCAGTGAAATTGAGTACCATCTATTTGAAGATAATAATGACAGTAGTTCTGAGGATAATCACTCCAATGAAGCCGAGAACATGGAATGTTTTGAAATCCAAGACTCCCAAGAAGAAGATGTAGATCATATGGAGACTTTGAGTGGTGACTCTTCTTCTCCAG ATCGAGATGGATCGGATGAAGACAATGACGAAGATGAAGTTGCTAAGAAGAAGCCTTTAAAGTTGACGGGTTCTAAGAGAAAAAATAGAAGTCTATCTTCTTCAAACGCCAAGGAATATGTTGTTCGCGCAAATGAAATCGAACGTAGTTTTGCATCCACATCCACAAATCCTTTCTTCAGAATCATAGTGCAgacatcttatgttgagcacaaataCATG CCAATACCATGGACATTCATAAGGTACTTCCCCGATGACTTGAAAGACGTCAAAGTTGTAGCTGTTTCTGATAGGCGagaatggaaaataagaattcttCGTTCAAAGACAGACTTGAAGTTAAGCAAAGGTGTTGCTGACTTCATGAATAAAAAGAATGGATTGAACTTGAAGGTAGGTGATGTGTTAGTATTTGAAATCGTTAAAAGGAGATACCTTGTGCTAAAGGTTCATGTTTTCCCCGCTAAGAACTGA
- the LOC113271718 gene encoding protein RIK-like: MTDQVYSEESINNSSGVTRQRKKRKWDQPAESFISAGLAVPLNNIGTIVGLTLPGVTPVSTTYSAVPHIFQAPIQQSVASVVQNLNLPKIQDELIAREIVINDAEPTVRYKLTKRQTQEEIQRCTGAVVITRGKYRPPNALNDSEKPLYLHISAGAHLKETAERIVAVDSAASMIEEMLKPGVGSHAASTPFHSIVNSEGQVTQQLETCVFLGFNTDPSLNIAARIRGPNDQYINHIMNATGANVLLRGRGSGNLENPQIQESQQPLHLYLSSINPKSLEDAKLLAENLLDTISVECGTSRVSSSKAYNAVPPPQQLLAGVQSSGNEQNENGGVIGARTSSSVYSTPVAPQVSAATLPGMPCVHLQGSVSQNVGSWLPSTTTASYPQPAVSSGTSYSGYGGIYPQATPLQQVALALRQSPYPVASVTTPSASAGNALSKPSSNPVSDTEKRRAQRRKFQELPVVPKCPAKPHQNSPQGSEFVEPGAISDSCRNVSNMPPPKKLVQSSSNGMPPPSSSMAMPPPPTPKFTVPKSLSQTTGDKNATTINPTSGPPVPDTLTQLMEYGDEDDEDENLRDDSRGEQEISKVSSKSMAAAVPKPFWAP, from the exons ATGACAGACCAGGTTTATTCTGAAGAATCTATTAATAATTCATCAGGAGTAACAAGACAAAG aaaaaagagaaaatgggATCAGCCTGCAGAATCCTTTATATCAGCTGGATTAGCTGTACCACTGAACAACATTGGGACTATTGTTGGATTAACACTTCCAGGCGTCACTCCAGTATCGACGACGTACTCGGCTGTTCCTCATATTTTTCAGGCTCCCATCCAACAGAGTGTGGCTTCAGTGGTACAAAACTTAAATTTG CCCAAAATCCAAGATGAGCTGATAGCACGAGAAATTGTCATAAATGATGCTGAACCTACGGTCCGCTACAAGCTCACAAAACGGCAGACGCAGGAGGAG ATACAGAGATGCACCGGCGCAGTTGTCATAACTAG GGGAAAATATCGTCCTCCAAATGCCTTGAATGACAGTGAGAAACCATTATATCTTCACATCTCTGCTGGGGCCCAC TTAAAAGAGACAGCAGAAAGGATTGTAGCAGTTGATAGTGCAGCGTCAATGATTGAAGAAATGCTCAAACCCGGCGTAGGTTCTCATGCAGCTTCTACTCCATTTCATTCTATTGTCAACTCGGAAGGACAG GTCACTCAGCAACTGGAAACATGCGTCTTTTTGGGCTTCAATACTGATCCATCATTAAACATTGCAGCTCGCATCCGAGGGCCAAAT GACCAGTATATAAATCACATTATGAATGCAACAGGAGCAAATGTATTGCTTAGAGGACGTGGTTCAGGAAACCTGGAGAATCCTCAAATTCAAG AATCACAACAACCACTGCACTTATATTTGTCAAGTATTAATCCAAAAAGTCTTGAAGATGCAAAGCTACTGGCTGAAAATCTCTTGGACACTATTAGTGTCGAGTGTGGTACCTCTAG GGTTTCATCATCTAAGGCTTACAATGCTGTTCCACCACCTCAACAGTTGTTGGCTGGAGTTCAAAGCTCTGGGAATGAGCAAAATGAAAATGGTGGTGTAATTGGTGCTAGAACGTCCTCAAGTGTTTATTCTACACCAGTAGCTCCACAAGTTTCCGCTGCCACCCTCCCTGGGATGCCTTGTGTCCATCTGCAAGGAAGTGTTTCACAAAACGTGGGATCATGGTTACCATCCACAACTACGGCTTCCTATCCTCAGCCTGCAGTGTCTAGTGGGACAAGCTACAGTGGATATGGTGGCATATATCCACAAGCCACGCCGTTACAACAAGTTGCCTTAGCCCTTCGACAGTCACCATATCCAGTTGCCAGTGTAACTACTCCATCAGCATCAGCAGGAAATGCTTTGTCAAAGCCATCTTCGAACCCTGTTAGTGACACAGAAAAACGACGTGCACAGAGGCGCAAGTTTCAGGAGCTACCAGTTGTTCCCAAGTGCCCTGCAAAGCCCCACCAG aaCTCACCACAGGGATCAGAATTTGTTGAGCCAGGTGCAATTTCAGATTCATGTAGGAACGTTTCGAATATGCCGCCTCCAAAGAAGTTGGTGCAGTCATCATCAAATGGGATGCCACCACCCTCATCCTCAATGGCCATGCCCCCACCTCCAACGCCAAAATTCACAGTACCTAAATCGCTCTCCCAAACAACTGGGGATAAAAACGCAACAACGATTAACCCAACATCTGGTCCACCTGTCCCTG ATACTTTGACCCAACTCATGGAGTACggggatgaagatgatgaggatgagAACCTTAGAGATGATAGTAGGGGTGAACAAGAAATCTCAAAGGTTAGTTCCAAGTCTATGGCAGCTGCAGTTCCTAAACCATTCTGGGCTCCGTGA